In Actinoplanes octamycinicus, the genomic window CCAACTGTTGTCGGCGGTCGCGGAGACGACCCAGCTTGTGGGCTGGGCTTCGTACGACGCTGGGATGCACGGGCTGGCGCAGCGGTACCTGATTCAGGCACTGCGCCTTGCGGCGGGCGCCGGTGACCGGGCGCTCGGAGCGGAGATCTTGGCGGCGATGAGCCATCAGGCTGCGTTCTTGCGTGCCTCCGGCGAGGCGGTGGATCTGGCCAAGGCCGCCAGCCGCGCGGCGGCCGAGGCGGGCATCGCCGCGATCGAGGCGGAGTCAGCCGTGCTTGAAGCCCAAGGTCATGCCGTCGGTGGCGACGAGAAAGCCTGCGCAGCTGCGCTGAACAGAGCCGAGGCGATCTTCGACAAGGCTGACCGAACCAGCGAGCCCCAGTGGATCGGCTACTTCGACGAGTCGTACCTGGCCGCCAAGTTCGGTCACTGCTTCACAGCCCTGGGCAGAGGCGACATAGCTACCCGGTTCGCGACCCGTTCGCTGGACATGGACGGTCGGCAGTATGCGCGGGGACGGCAGTTCAACCTCGTCCTGCTCGCCGTAGCGCATGCGCAGAACGGCGAGCCGGAGGAAGCGGCACGGATCGGTGTTGACGCGGTCGAGGCCGCGGAAGGGTTGTACTCGTCTCGCGCCCGTGACTACCTGACCGACCTCGCCGATCGTCTCTCCAAGCATGTCGGGCTGTCGGCGGTGCAGGACTTCGCCGAGCGGGCCCGGCCGGTCCTAGCAAGCGCCTAAAGTCGGCCGGTCGCCTTCCGCAGCAGTAGGGCGAGCAGCCCGGAGACGGAACCGGCGCCGACAATGGTGCCGTTGTCGATGTGCTGCTGGATCTCGTCGAGCGGGATCCAGCCAAGGCGTTCGGCTTCGTTGATGTCCGGATCCGCGCCGGTGAAGTCGGCGCCGCGGGCGAGGTAGACGATGTTCTCCTGGTCGATCGTGCCGACCATCGGCTGGAAGCTGATCAGCTTCTCGATGCTGCGCGGCCGCCAGCCGGTCTCTTCCTCGACCTCGCGAGCGGCGCAGGTCATGGAGTCCTCGGCCGGGTCGAGATAGCCGCCGGGCAGCTCCCAGACCCAGCGGTCGACGATGAAGCGGTGCCGCCACATCATCAGCACGCGTTCGTCGTCGTCGAGCACGATGACCATCGCGGCGGCCGGGATACGGAGAACGTACTGCTCGAAGCGGACGCCGTCGGGTAGCTCCACGTCCGCGATGCTCAGCACCGCCCGGCGGGTGTCGTCGACGACGCGCTCGCCGTGGATGGTCCATTCACTGGCTCGCTTCGGCTCAACACTCATCAGCGCACAGTAGCCGTACGCCTTCCAGTTGTACTCCGACACCTGCCGCGTCGGCTGACAGCGGCTGACGCCTGTCGCCTTCATTTCCGGGTCACCGGACCGCCACGCTGTGACCGAAACACCCGGTGAACAGCAGCGAAGCCCACGGCGACCACCGCACCACGCCGGCCGCCACCCCTGGAATCGAGACCGGGCACGCGGCCCTCACCGCACCACAACGAACCAGCGGACCGGTGGGACCACCGTGACAGTACGTCGCAGGTCGGCGTGCCCTCGACATCACGGAAGGCAGGACATGACGACGACCACGAACCACCTCGTTCGCGGAGGTGAACCCCAGTGACGGCAATAGCGGCGATGAGCGCGCTCCTGGTGGGGTTCCTCGCGGGCCTGATCAGCTTCAAGGTCAAGAGCCGGTGGTGCCCGCACTGCGGCGCGATGACCACCGCCGACCTGCCCACAGCGACCGCCCCGCCGCCCACGCCGAGCTGGTCGGCGCTGCCGACGCAGTCCTACAACCAGATCGGGCGAGCCGGTGCACTCACCCCGGCTCAGCGGCGCCGCGCGAACGGCGGCCATTGATGCTGGTCCCGAGGACGCCGCACCAGCCCGACCGGCCGACGTGGGACTGCCTGGCCTGCGGTGAGCCATGGCCGTGCGCACCCAGCAAGGTCGATCTGGCTGAACAGGGCGCAGTGCATCGCCGATCACTGCGGCTCTACCTTTCGCCGGATCCGCGCGGGATCAGCGTCGTCGGGATGACGACGGTCCTCGGGGGTCCGGCGTAGCCGGCGATCCGCTCCTGGGCCAGGCGGGCCGCCGCCCGGCCCAGCTCGACCATGTCGTGCGCGACCACGGTCACCCCGACCACGTCGGCCAGCTCGAAGTCGTCGAAGCCGACCAGCGCCGGCGGGTGACGGTGGCCGCGCAGGGCCCGCAGCGCGCCGATGGTGAGCTGGTTGTTCGTGGTGAACAGCGCGGTCGGCGGTTCCGGCAGCGCGAGCAGCTCACCGACGACCCGGGTGGCGGTCGCCGCGTCGTGCACGTCGGTGCGCACGTAGGGCTCCCAGTCCGGGTTGCCCGCCGCGCGCATCGCCGCCCCGAATGCGCTGATCCGGGCCTGCTGCGAGGCAGTCCGGACCAGGTCGGCGACCAGCGCGATCCGGCGGTGCCCGCCGGCCAGCAGATGTTCGGCCGCCGCGCGGGCGCCGCCGGCGTTGTCGATCAGCACGCTGTCCGCGGCCAGCCCGACCGGCGGCCGGTCGACGAACACGAACGGCACGTTGTGCGCCTTCGCGCCGACCGCGATCGGGCTGCCACCGCTGCTCGGGATGACCAGCAGGGCCCGCACCCGGCGCTCCACCAGGGCGCTGAGCAGGCTGCTCTCCAGGGCGCTGTCCTCGTCGTTGTTCACCGTGATCAGCAGCAGGCCGTGTCGGCGCAGCTCGCGCTCGGCGCCACTGGCCACCGCGGAGTAGAACGGATTGGCCAAGTCGCCGCTGATCAGCCCGACCAGCGCCGAGGTGCCGCCGGTCCGCAGTTCCCTGGCCAGGCCGTTGAGCCGGTAGCCGAGTTCGTCGGCGGCCTGGCGGACGCGCCGCTCGGTCGCCCCGGATACGTAGGGTTCCCCGTTGAGCGCCCGTGACGCGGTTTTGAGGCTCACCCCGGCCCTGGCCGCCACCTCGTTCAGCGTCGGCGGCCGAGCCGGCGACTCATCGACGGGCATGCCTGAAGTATGCCGCAATCGCTGCCCGCCAATTGGCCCGTCTTGTGCTCGCTGTCGCTTCGCCGCGCACAGTCCCGGCTGTGCCTCGGAGGTGCCTCGCTGGCCACTGTCGCGGCCGCCACCTACTATCCGTGCCCACTCACGGTCCGCGTCCCAGGCCAGGGAGCCCGCCGGTCACCGTCGCGGCCGCCGCTCGCGGTGCGCGGTTTGTTGCGGTTCTGCGCCCCAGGCCACGGAGCCCGCTGGTCACTGTCGCGGCCGCCACCCACCGCCCGTGCCACTCACGATCTGCGCGCCAGGCCACGGAACCCACTGGTCACCGTCGCGGCCGCCGCTCGCGGTGCGCGGTTTGTTGCGGTTCTGCGCCCCAGGCCACGGAGCCTGCTGGTCACTGTCGCGGCCGCCACCCACCGCCCGTGCCACTCACGGTTGCGCGCCAGGCCACGGAGCCGGTGCTCACTGTCGCGGCCGCCGCTTGCGATCGATGGGTGGCTTGCGGTTGACCGGGGCGTCCAGATCTCGGTGCTGCGGGCGTACCGGAAAAGAATGGCGGCCGCGCCAAGCAGCGGACCGTGACCGGTCACAGACCCGCATCAACCGCACTAATCGGCGACAGTGAGCGGCGGCCGCGACAGTGACCAACGATCTCCTGGCCTGGGACGCAAAACCGCAACCAGCCGCGCACCGTAAGCGGCGGCCGCAACCCCAGCCAACAGCCCCCTGGCACGCAAGACCGCAACTAGCCACGACCCGCGAGCGGCGGCCGCAACCAACAGCCAGGGCTGCGGACCGCGACAGGTGAGGGCGAGCGTCAGACCGTCGAGGCGCAGGTGCCCGGCGGCGGGGTCGGGTCGCCGATCTGTGCCATCGACTGGTTGACCTCGGTGAACGTGGCCAGGGACCGGAACCGCTCCCCCACCACGATGTCGATCACGTCGGTGGTGCGCTTGTCGCTGAACTCCGGCTTGGCGTCGCCCAGGAAGTAGGCCCGGATCCACTGGGCCGCACCGACCGCCTTCGGGCCGTACTGGATCAAGGCGACCTGGTCGAACTTGCTCTTGCTGGTCTTGCTGGGCTGCATCTTGAAACCGCGGTCCTGGAACTCGGCGCTGACCGTCTCGGCCAGGCCGACCCGTTTCGTGCCGTTGAGGACGCGGAGTTTCACCTGGGCCGGCTCTTTCGGCAGCGTCAGGTTGACCATCGTGGTGCCGGCCGGGCAGCGGCCGGCCGCCGACGCGTCGCCCTGCGTGTCGCGGACCAGCGCGACCACCACGACGATGGACGCGGCGACGGCGAGGACACCGACGACGAGATATGCCCGCAAGCGTGTGAAGCCCATGTAACTAAGACGCTCCCCGGAGTCGATCTGTTGCACCACGGTGACCGGCGTCTCACCGAAGAGGGGCGGGCACCGGGCCCGCCCCTGTCATCAGATTCGGCTGGCGAGCCGCTCGCGCAGCCAGTGGTAGCTGGCCCGTGGCGTCCGCGTCCCGGTCGGGTAGTCCACGTGGACCAGCCCGAAGCGCGGGCCGTAGCCTCGCGCCCACTCGAAGTTGTCCAGCAGGGACCAGTAGAAATAGCCCCGCAGGTCGACCCCGGAGTCGGCGGCGGCGGCCAGGTGCTCGGCGATGAACCGGATCCGTTCCGGGTCGGCGCCGGTGTCCTCGCGCAGCTCGGCGATCCCGTTCTCGGTCACGTAGATCGGCGGCAGGCCCGGGTACCGCTTGGCCAGCCCGGTCAGCGTCTCGTAGAGGCCGTGCGGCTCGATCGGCCAGCCGAGATCGGTGACCGGCACGCCGTCCCGCGACGCCGAGCGCACCCCGATGTCGAACGCACTGCGCAGCGCCGGGTCGTCCTGCTCGCGCGGGGCGTCGGCGGCGTGCACCCGGTAGTAGTAGTTGACGCCGAGGAAGTCCAGCGGCGCTCCGATCAGGTCCAGGTCGCCGTCGCGGCGGAAGGACAGGTCGCTCACCCCGGCGTAGAGCTCCTCGAAGCCGTCCGGGTAGGTGTGGCCGAGCACCGGGTCGGTGAACTGCCGGTTGAGCATCAGGTCCATCCGGTGCGCCGCCGCCCGGTCGGCTTCGCTGTCGCTGGCCGGCAACGCCGGGGACAGGTTCAGCGTGATCCCGATCCGGGCGTCGGGCCGGGCGGCCCGCAGCGCGGCGACGGTCTTGCCGTGCCCGACCAGCAGGTGGTGGGCGGCCGCCAGGGCCCCGTGTCCCTCGGTCGCGCCGGGCGCGTGCCGGCCCTCGGCGTAGCCGACCATCGACGAGACGTACGGCTCGTTCAGCGTGATCCAGTCCTGGACGCGGTCACCGAGCCGGTCGGCGACCACGGCCGCGTAGTCGGCGAAGTGCTCCGCCGTGTCCCGGACCCGCCAGCCGCCCGCGTCCTCCAGGGCCTGCGGCAGGTCCCAGTGATAGAGCGTGACGAACGGGCGGATGCCGCGCTGGCACAGCGCGTCGACGAGCCGGTCGTAGTAGTCCAGGCCGGCCCGGTTGACCGCGCCGTGCCCGGCCGGGAGGACCCGCGGCCAGGCCACCGAGAACCGGTAGGCGTCCACGCCGAGCTGGTCCAGCAGGTCCACGTCGTCGCGCCAGCGGTGGTAGCTGTCGCAGGCCACCGCCCCGGACGAGCCGTCGGCGACCGCGCCGGGCCGGCGGGTGAAGGTGTCCCAGATCGACGGGCCGCGGCCGTCCTCGGCCACCGCGCCCTCGATCTGGTAGGCCGCGGTGGCGGCCCCCCAGACGAAGCCGGCCGGCATCTCCGGGATGTCGTATGACGTGGTCACCCTTTGATCGCTCCTTGCATGATGCCGCCGACGATCTGCCGGCCGAGGACCATGAAGATCACCAGGATCGGGAGCGTGGCCAGCAGCGTGCCGGTCAGGGTCAGCGTGTAGTCGGTGGTGTAGCCGCTGGCCAGCGACGACAGGGCGACCTGGACGGTGGCGTTGTTCTGCAGGACGACCAGCGGCCAGAAGAAGTCGTTCCACGCCTGCATGAAGGTGAACAGGCCGAGCACCGCCGCGGCCGGCCGGGCGGCCGGCAGCACCACGTGCCAGTAGAGGCCGAACGTGGTGCAGCCGTCCATCCGGCCGGCCTCCAGCAGCTCGTCGGGGACGGCCCGGCCGAGATACTGGGTCATGAAGAAGACGCCGAAGGCGGTGACCAGGCCGGGCACGATCACCGCGGCGAGCCGGTCGGTCCAGCCGAGCTTGGTCATCAGCATGTAGAGCGGGATGATGCCGAGCTGCTGCGGCACCATCGAGGTGGCGATGGCCAGCACCAGCAGCACCTTGCGGCCGCGGAACCGCAGCTTGGCGAAGGCGAACCCGGCGAGGGTGGAGAAGAACACCACCGAGATGGTGATCGAGCCGCTGACGATGAAGGAGTTCAGCAGCGCCTTGCCGAAGTCGGTGCTGTCGAAGACCCGGGCGATGTTGTCGAACAGGTGGCCGCCCGGGATCAGCACCGGCGGGGTCTTCGCGACCGCTTCGCTGGTCTGCGACGAGACGACGAACGACCAGTAGAGCGGGAAGACCGAGCCGGCCACGATGGCCAGCAGGGCGGCGTACGTCCAGACCGAGCCGCGGCGCGGGAAGCCGAAGCTGCGCCGGGCGGACCGGCCCTTCGACGGGGCCGGCGGCTCGGTGCTGGTCGCCGGCGGGTTGGCGAGAACAGTCACGGCGGCTACTCCTCGTCCTTGGCGATGCGCCGGGTGAGCAGGAAGTTGGCGATCGCGAAGACGGCGATGATCAGGCAGAGGGTCCAGGCGATCGCCGAGGCGTAGCCGAACCGGAACTCCCGGAAGCCCTGCTCGTACATGAACAGCGCGATGGTCTGGAACTGCCGGTCGGAGCCGCCGGTCGGGGTGGACGTGCCGGCGAACAGCAGCGGCTCGGCCATGATCTGCAGGCCGCCGATGGTCGAGATGACGGTGGTGAAGATGATCGTCGGCCGCAGCTGCGGGACGGTGATCTTCCAGAACTGCTGGGTGGTGGACGCGCCGTCGAGCTCGGCGGCCTCGTACAGGTCGTGCGGGATGGCCTGCATCGAGGCCAGGTAGATCAGCGCGTTGTACCCGGTCCAGCGCCACATGACGATGGTCGAGATGGCCAGGTGCGAGCTCCAGGTGTCCGCCTGCCAGTCGATCGGTCCGACGCCGACCAGGCCGAGCAGCCAGTTGATCATGCCGAAGTCGCGGCCGAACAGCTGGGTGAAGACGATGGTCACGGCCACGATCGAGGTGATGTTCGGCAGCAGCACGCCCATCCGCAGGCTGGTGCGGGCGCGCAGCTTGTGGTTCAGCAGGTGGGCGATCCAGAGCGCGGCGAGCAGCTGCGGCACGGTGGACAGCACCCAGATGCTCAGCGTGTTGCCGAGCGAGTTCCAGAAGTACGAGTCGTGCAGCATCTCCCGGTAGTTCGCCAGGCCCACCCACTCGTGCGCGCCGCCGTCCAGCAGGTTCCAGTCGTTGAACGACACGTACCCGGTGTAGATCAGCGGGAACAGCCCGAAGATGCCGAAGAGCAGGAAGAACGGGAGAACGTAGAGGTAGGGCGAGCCTTTCGCGTCGAGCCGGTTCAGGGTGGCTTTGATGGCGGCCATCGTCGATCCTTCGTCGCCGGAGCCGGCCGGCGGTCGGGTGACCGCCGGCCGGACGGGGGTGGGCTTACTTGGCGAGGCGCTCGACGTCGCTGACCGTCTGCGTCCAGGACTGGTCGGAGGACTGCTTGCCCTGCTCGACGCGGACCAGGCCGTCGCGGATGGTGGTCTGGATGTCACCGGCCCGCGGGCCCTGGTACTGCGGCTTCAGCTCCTTGGCGGCGGTGGTGAAGATCTTGCCGACCGGGGCGTTGTTGAAGAACGGGTCCTTGAGCGCGCCGACCTCGGGCTTGTCGTAGAGCGACGGGATCGACGGCAGCAGGCCCTGCGTGGTGAACACCTTGGACTGCTGCTCCGGCGCGGTCAGCCAGGCGGCCAGGGCCTTGGCCTCGGCGACGTGCTTGCCCTGCTTCGGCACGGTCAGGTACGAGCCGCCCCAGTTGCCGCCGCCGCCGGGCACCGCCGCGACGTCCCACTTGCCGGCGAACGCCTTGGACTGGTCCTTGATCTTGGCCATCATCCAGGCCGGGCAGGCGATGGTGGCGAACTGGCCCTTGGCGAAGCCGTTGTTCCACTCCGGCGAGCTCTCGATCAGCTTGGCCGAGAGGTTCGCCTGGATCGCCTTGACCACCAGGTCCCACGCCTTGCGGACCTCGGGGTTGCTGCTCACCACGATCGAGTTGTCGGTGTTGTAGAAGCCGACCGGGGCCTGGCCGATGACGGCGTTGTAGAGCGCGCCACCGCCGTCGAAGAACGCGGTGCCCTTCGGGGCCTTCTTGGTGAACTGCTGGCCGAGCTCGATGTACTTGTCCCAGCCGGACGCCCAGGCCGCGGAGACCTGGTCGCGGTCGGCGGGCAGGCCGGCCTGCTGGAACAGGTCGCGGCGGTAGCAGATGGCCAGGCCGCCGACGTCGGTGCCGTACCCGATCTGCTTGCCGTCCTTGGTCAGCGACGCCTGCCACTTCCACGGCAGGTACTCGGCGGCCCGGTCGGTGCCCAGGTCGGTGAACTGGTTGCCGACCTCGCGCATCTGGGCGATGAAGCCGGTGTCGACCGCCTCGATGTCCGCGGCGCCGGCGTTGGTGGCCAGGTGGGTGGCCAGGTCGCGGTGGTGCGCGTTGTAGTCGGCGGTCCGCTCCTGGATCTTGATGTTCGGGTGGGCCTGCTCGTACTGCTTGTAGAGCTCCTCGTAGCCGAAGTTGCCGAACAGGCTGACGGACAGGGTGACCTTGTCGCTGCCGCTGTCGCCACCGTCGCCGGAGCCGCAGGCGGTCATCGCCACCGCGGCGGTCATCGCCGCCGCGATCACGCGCACCGATCGGTTCACACGCATGGAAAAATCCCCCATTCGCTCGATGTAACCGGTTTCATGAAACCGGTTACACGATGCAGAGCATGAAAATTGCAGAGTGAAGCGCATTGCTGGAACGGCCCGTCTGGGTACGCGGCCGAGAGATCCGACGGGGCGGGGTGCGCCCTCGAGCCAAGAGTTTGCCCGCATCGATGCCCTCGATGTCAAGTCACGAGAAGGTAACGAGATCATCCGGTGTTGACCCCGGCGACACACCGCTGTTACGGTGATGAAACCGGTTACATAGGGGCGACGACTTGTCCAGCATCAGGGAAGTAGCACGTCGGTGCGGCGTTTCGGTCGCCACCGTGTCCCGCGTCTTCAACACCCCGGAGGTGGTCAGCCAGCAGACCCGCCAACTCGTGCTCGGCGTCGCCGCCGAGATCGGTTACCTGCCGAACGAGTCGGCCCGCACCCTGGCCACCAAGAAGTCCAACATGGTCGGCCTGGTCTGGGACACCGACCACCGCCGGCCCGGCTGGCGGCACCCGTTCCTGCAGGACATCCTGGTCGCGCTGAAGAGCGCGCTGAGCGCCCACGGGCTGCACCTGCTGATGCTCGCGCCGGACCAGAGCCCGGGGCTGGACAGCGAGCACCGGTTCCTGCGCGCGGTGCAGCGGCACAACGTGGACGGCGTGGTCATCATCGACAACGGCAGCCGGGACCCGGCGGTGCTGGCCCTGGCCGACGCCGAGGTGCCGTGCGTCGCGCTCGACCTGCGCTACACCGGACCGACCTGCACCTACATCACCTCGGACAACACCGGCGGCGGCCGGCTGGCCGCCCAGCACCTGATCGAACGCGGACATCGCCGGATCGCGACGATCACCGGCCCACTGCCCGCCTACCCCGCCGTGCAGCGGCTCGACGGCTTCCGGGCCGCGCTCGCCGAGGCCGGCGTGCCGCTCCCCGACGACGCCGTCGTGTCCGGCGACTGGTACCTGGACAGCGGTCACGCCGCGATGAAACAGCTGCTGGAGCGGGATCCCCGGCCGACCGCGGTGTTCGCCGCGGGCGACGAGATGGCGGTCGGCGCGCTGCGCGCCGTGCACCAGGCCGGACTGCGGGTGCCGGACGACATCGCGATCGTCGGGTTCGACGACATCGAGGTGGCCGCTCTGATCCCTCCCGGACTCACCACCGTCGCCCAGGACAAGACCGGGATCGGCACCTCGGCCGCCGAGGCGCTGCTGGCCATGCTCCCGGGCACCGCCGCCGCGCCGGAGCCGACCGCCCTGCCCACCAAACTCATCGTGCGGGGGTCCACCTGAGATAGCCGCGCGTCGATAGGGTGACCAGCGTGAGATCACGCATCATTGCCATCCTCGCCTCGCTACTGGTGGTCCTATCCCCGGCCGCCGTCGCCCGCGCCGCCGACGACCCGCTGCTGGACCAGCTGGCGGCCGTCCCCGGCCTCACCGTCGTCTCCGAGACCCAGGGCGCCGGCTACCGGTTCTTCGTCCTGACCTACCGCCAGCCGGCCGACCACCGGCACCCGTCCCGGGGTACCTTCGAGCAGCGGCTGACCCTGCTGCACCGCTCGGAGAGCTCCCCCACCGTGCTCTACACCAACGGCTACGGGCTGGCCGCCAACCCGCGGCCGACCCAGACCGAGCCGACCGCGCTGCTGGGCGCCAACCAGGTGTCGCTCGAGCACCGGTTCTTCACCCCGTCGCGGCCCACGCCGGCCGACTGGTCGGACCTGACCATCTGGCAGGAGGCGTCCGACGAGCACCGGCTGGTCACCGCGCTGAAGAGCGTCTACTCCGCGCGCTGGATCCAGACCGGCGCCAGCAAGGGCGGGATGACCTCGGTCTACCACCGGCGGTTCTACCCGGGCGACGTCGACGGCGTGGTCGCCTACGTGGCCCCGGACGACGTGATCAACCCGGCCGACACCGCCTACGACCGGTTCTTCGACACGGTCGGCACCGCCGAGTGCCGGGCCACCCTGGACGGCGTCCAGCAGGAGACGCTGCGCCGCCGCGACCGGCTGGTCCCCCGCCTGGAGGCGGAGGCCGCCGCGCAGGGCTGGACGTTCAGCGGGTCGATCGGCACCGCCGACCGGTCGTTCGAGATGACCGTGCTCGACTCGGTGTGGGCGTTCTGGCAGTACAGCACCGCCGCCGACTGCGCGTCCGTGCCGGCCACGTCGGCCACCGACGACGAGCTCTACACCTGGATCGACACGGTGGCCGGCTGGAGCTTCTACACCGACCAGGGTCTGGAGCCCTACTGGCCGTACTACTACCAGGCGGCCGGGCAGCTGGGCTGGCCGAGCCTGCGCTTCGAGCACCTGCGCGGCCTGCGCCACTACCCGGGCATCTACACCGCGAACTCGTCGCTCCCGCCGGAGCTGCGGCGCAAGCACAACCCGGTGCCGATGATCGACGTCGACCTGTGGGTGCGGACCGCCTCGGAGCGGATGCTGTTCATCTACGGCCAGAACGACCCGTGGGGCGCCGAACGGTTCACCCCGAGCAAGCGGGACTCGGCGCTGTACGTCGCGCCGGGCGCCAACCACGGCGCGAAGATCGCCGGGCTGACCCCGGAGGACGCCGCCGCGGCCACCGCCATGCTGCGCCGCTGGGCCGGGGCGACCGCCACGCTCGCCGCCCCGCAGGCCGTCGACCTGCCCCTGGACGACATGATCGGCGACCGCCGCCGCCTGCCCTGATCCCCTGATCACCCACGCGCCCGCCGGCACCAGCCGGCGGGCGCCCTGAGCTTCCTGCCTGGCTGCGCACACCACGCCCGGGAGCAGGCCCGGCCCGGGCCCCCAACGGCGATCCCGTCGGATAGCGTCGCCGGATGCGCATCCTGCATCTGTCGGACACCCACGTCAGCCGCGAGCCCGGACCGGACAGTGAGGGGGTGGACACCCGCGACTCACTGCGCCGGATCCTGGCCGACTGCGCCGAGTTGCCCGGACTCGACGCGCTCGTGGTCACCGGGGACATCGCCGACGACGGATCGCCGGAGGCTTACCGAGACGTACGGGACATGGTCCTGAAGTTCGTCGCGGACCGGGGCATCCCAGCGATCCTGACCACCGGGAATCACGACGAACGGGCGGCCTTCACGGCGGCGCTCGGCACCGGGCACCTCGACGCCGGCGGCGCGGACCGGCCGGAGCGGCGGCTGGACGGCGACGAGCGGGCCGCGGTGACCACGGTCGACGGTCATCGGATCGTCACGCTCGACTCGCTCGTGCCGGGCAAGGGCTACGGGCTGATCAGCGCGGCGCAGCTGGCCTGGCTGCGCGGGGTGCTGGCCGAACCGGCGCCGCACGGGACGATCCTGGCCTTCCACCACCCGCCGGTCGCGGTGCCGGGCGTCGCCGTGCAGGCCGCGCTCGGGCTGCGCAACGGCGACGAGCTGGCCGTGGCGATCGCCGGCAGCGACGTGCGGCTGATCCTGTGCGGACACTTCCACCTGCAGCTGTTCGGAATGCTCGCGGGCGTGCCGGTCTGGGTGACGCCGGGCGTGGTGACCCGGATCGACCTGACCGCCACGCCCGGGACCGAACGGGCGGTCAAGGGGGCGTCCGCGACGCTGGTCGACCTCGGCGGGCCGCACTCGCCGGTGTTCCACACGTTGCACGCCCGGGACCCGCTGGCCGGCGAGACCGCCTACGAGATCGACGAGCGGGAGCTGGCGGCGGTGATCGCCGAGCTGGGGCCGCCGGCTTGAGGGCTCCTGACAGGATGCTTCCCCGTGACCGATGACGACGTGTTCGCCGCTGTCCGCCGCCTCGCCGACGCGGGCCTCTACCTGGA contains:
- a CDS encoding LacI family DNA-binding transcriptional regulator, which translates into the protein MSSIREVARRCGVSVATVSRVFNTPEVVSQQTRQLVLGVAAEIGYLPNESARTLATKKSNMVGLVWDTDHRRPGWRHPFLQDILVALKSALSAHGLHLLMLAPDQSPGLDSEHRFLRAVQRHNVDGVVIIDNGSRDPAVLALADAEVPCVALDLRYTGPTCTYITSDNTGGGRLAAQHLIERGHRRIATITGPLPAYPAVQRLDGFRAALAEAGVPLPDDAVVSGDWYLDSGHAAMKQLLERDPRPTAVFAAGDEMAVGALRAVHQAGLRVPDDIAIVGFDDIEVAALIPPGLTTVAQDKTGIGTSAAEALLAMLPGTAAAPEPTALPTKLIVRGST
- a CDS encoding S28 family serine protease; the protein is MRSRIIAILASLLVVLSPAAVARAADDPLLDQLAAVPGLTVVSETQGAGYRFFVLTYRQPADHRHPSRGTFEQRLTLLHRSESSPTVLYTNGYGLAANPRPTQTEPTALLGANQVSLEHRFFTPSRPTPADWSDLTIWQEASDEHRLVTALKSVYSARWIQTGASKGGMTSVYHRRFYPGDVDGVVAYVAPDDVINPADTAYDRFFDTVGTAECRATLDGVQQETLRRRDRLVPRLEAEAAAQGWTFSGSIGTADRSFEMTVLDSVWAFWQYSTAADCASVPATSATDDELYTWIDTVAGWSFYTDQGLEPYWPYYYQAAGQLGWPSLRFEHLRGLRHYPGIYTANSSLPPELRRKHNPVPMIDVDLWVRTASERMLFIYGQNDPWGAERFTPSKRDSALYVAPGANHGAKIAGLTPEDAAAATAMLRRWAGATATLAAPQAVDLPLDDMIGDRRRLP
- a CDS encoding metallophosphoesterase family protein, which encodes MRILHLSDTHVSREPGPDSEGVDTRDSLRRILADCAELPGLDALVVTGDIADDGSPEAYRDVRDMVLKFVADRGIPAILTTGNHDERAAFTAALGTGHLDAGGADRPERRLDGDERAAVTTVDGHRIVTLDSLVPGKGYGLISAAQLAWLRGVLAEPAPHGTILAFHHPPVAVPGVAVQAALGLRNGDELAVAIAGSDVRLILCGHFHLQLFGMLAGVPVWVTPGVVTRIDLTATPGTERAVKGASATLVDLGGPHSPVFHTLHARDPLAGETAYEIDERELAAVIAELGPPA